ccattttacattcccaccagtgcaTGAGatttccagttgctccacatcatTCATAATATTTGGTGTTGGAACGTTTTTAATATTAACCGTTCTGGTGGCTGTGTTAAGGTATctcatagtgtttttttttttaactgagatataatgcacataatataaaatttacaattttaaagtttgcacttcagtggttttcagtatattcattaggtgcaaccatcaccactatatAATACCAGAATATTTACATCACAAGAATAATCACCAGATTTGTTAGCAACTAGCTTCAATTCCTACCTCCCCatcccctggaaaccactaatctactctctatctctatggatttccgtattctggacattttatatgaatggaatcatacaatatgaggccttttgtgtctggcttctttcactgagtatATTATAAAGGTTCATCCATCTTGCAGCATGTAACACTACCtacttcctttttatggctgaataatattccattgtatctaTGTACTATAATTTGGGGATTATTgccatattaataatattaagtctttcaatccatgagaATGGCATTTGTTTTCGTTTACCTAGGTCATCCTTTAACTTATTTCAAtggtgttttataattctcaatGTACATGTCTTCCACATCTTTCAAAATTTtactcataaatattttattctttggatgctattataaatgaaattattctcttttctttttattgtggtaaaaatctCTTGAGATCTATACTCCTAACAAATTATTAAGTGCGcagtacagtattattaactatatacACATTGCTGTACAACATATCTCTAGAAATTTTTCATCCTGCAGAAGAAAACTCAATACCCATTGAACAGCAACTTCACATTTTCCCTTTTCCCAAGCCTCCAGCCACCATTATTCTACTCCCTGATTCTATATGTTTGACTGCTTTAAATATCACATGCAAGAGGAATTGTGCAGTATTTGTCCtatgactagcttatttcacttggtacaatgtcctcaagattcatccgTACTGTAGCATATAAcaaaatttccttatttttttttcttttattatttttttatttttatttttttttaaattaatttattattattatactttaagttgtagggtacatgtgcacaacgtgcaggtttgttacatatgtatacttgtgccatgttgctgtgctgcacccatcaactcgtcatttacatcaggtataactcccaatgcaatccctcccccctcccgcctccccatgataggccccggtgtgtgatgttcccctccccgagtccaggtgatctcattgttcagttcccacctatgagtgagaacatgcggtgtttggttttctgttcttgtgatagtttgctaagaatgatggtttccagctgcatccatgtccctacaaaggacacaaactcatccttttttatggctgcatagtattccatggtgtatatgtgccacattttcttaatccagtctgtcactgatggacatttgggttgattccaagtctttgctattgtgaatagtgctgcaataaacatacgtgtgcatgtgtctttatagcagcataatttataatcctttgggtatatacccagtaatgggatggctgggtcatatggtccatctagttctagatccttgaggaatcgccatactgttttccataatggttgaactagtttacaatcccaccaacagtgtaaaagtgttcctatttctccacatcctctccagcacctgttgtttcctgacttttgaatgatcgccattctaactggtgtgagatggtatctcattgtggttttgatttgcatttctctgatggccagtgatgatgagcattttttcatgtgtctggtggctgtatgaatgtcttcttttgagaaatgtctgttcatatcctttgcccactttttgatggggttgtttgtttttttcttgtaaatttgtttgagttctttgtaggttctggatattagccctttgtcagatgagtagattgcaaaacttttctcccattctgtaggttgcctgttcactctgatggtagtttcttttgctgtgcagaagctctttagtttaattagatcccatttgtcaattttggcttttgctgccgttgcttttggtgttttagacatgaagtctttgcccatgcctatgtcctgaatggtactacctaggttttcctctaggatttttatggtattaggtctaacatttaagtctctaatccatcttgaattaattttcgtataaggagtaaggaaaggatccagtttcagctttctacttatggctagccaattttcccagcaccatttattaaatagggaatcctttccccatttcttgtttctaaaatttccttatttttaaaggctaaataatattccattgtgtgtgtataccacATGTTTTTAATCCAGTCATCCATCAATAGTTATTTAGGTTGTTTTGAccccttggctattgtgaataatgctgcaatgaacatatgagcgcaaatatctctttgagatcctgcttcTGATTTTTTAGATAGATACGcagaagtaggattgctagaTTAtgtagtagttctgtttttaattttttaaaggagtttCCATACTCTTATTTATAGCAgtggcaccattttacattcccaccaacaatgcagagttccaatttctccacatcctcaccaacaattGGTATTTCCTgtcgttttgtttgttttaataatggCCATCTTAACAGGCACtaggtgatatcttattgtggatctaatttgcatttctctgatgattaatgatatcgaacatcttttcatatatctgtttgcTATTTATGTGTTGTCTTTGGAAAAATTCAAGTCcctggatgatttttaaaattgagttatttgatatttttgctgagttgtaggagttccttatatattttgcatatatttggaTAATGTTCTCTTATCATATATTGGTTTGCAAacatgttctcccattctgtaggttgccttttcactctgttgcttgtttcttttgctgtacagaaaatGTTTAGTTTAATGCAGCCCCACTTGTCTAGTTTTGGTTTTGGTGCCGGTGCTTTAGtgccatatctaagaaatcattgccaagaccaatattACAAAGCTTTCCCcatttttcttctaggagttttagtTTCAGGTTTACAATTGTGTTTTTcatctattttgagttttttttttttatatatactataagaTTAGGGTGCAATTTCCctcttttgtatgtggatattcagttttgccaacaccatttgttaaagagactattctttctcttttgtgtagTCTTGGCACCCTCGcgaaagatcagttgactgtatatgcctgtgtttatttctgggttctctattctgtttatatggtttatatgtctgtctttatgcagataccatactgttttgattactgtagatttgtaatatattttgaagtcaggaagtatgAGGccttgtgctttttttctttcttaagattgttttggctatttggggtcttttgtggttctgtatgaattttaggcttgtttttctattttcatttaaaatcccATTGGTAgtttggtagggattgcattgagcctgtagattactttggatatcttaatattaattcttccaatacaGGAACAAGtaatgtttctccatttatttgtgtcttctttaacttctttcagcaatattttctTGCTTAAGTGTACTAGTCTTTCACTTCATTAACtatgtttttcccattttattttttgatgctattgtagcATCAAatagaaatttggaaatattGCCTCCTATTGATTTTTTCTGAAGcatttgagaaggattggtaacAATTCTTCTACAAATGTTTGTTAGCATTATTCAGTAAAGCCATCACttcctgtgcttttctttgttaaaaagtttttagctactgattcaatttccttactagttataggtctgttcagattctatttcttcatgattctttCTCAATACGTTGCATGTTTCTGGAACTTTATCTGTTTCTTTCAGATTACCCAATTCGTTGGCATATAATGTCTCATAGTAGTcttttatgattctttttatttctatgacatcagttgtaatgtctcctctttcatttctaattttatttttttaggtcttttccttttttttttttttttttttttttttttttttttttttttgagatggagtctcacgctgtcacccagtctggagagcagtggtgtgatcttggctcaatgcaacctccacctcccaggctcttgcagttctcctacctcagcctccagagtagctggaattacaggggtgcgcGCCgccacgtcaggctaatttttttgtattttagtaggcacggggtttcaccgtgttgccctggctggtctcgaactcctgagttcaggcaatccgcccgccttggcctcccaaagtgctgggattacaggtgtgagccaccgcacctggattctttttttcttaatctagctaGGGGTTtgtcaatttcatttcttttcaaaaaacaattctTAGTTCCATTGGTCTTTTCTATTGTTCTTCTAgcctctgtttcatttatttctactctaatctttattatttccttccttctacaattttgggcttagtttgttcctttttctctaattcCTTGAGATGTAAATATAGGTTTTTAATCAAAGATCTTTCATCTTTGTTAACAAAGACATTTACCCTTTTCATCCTGCTTTcgctgcatcccataagttttggcatgctgtgttttcattttcatttgtctcaagatattttctaatttcccttttaatttcttctttgacccattggtttttcaactgtgttgtttaatttccatataggtgtaaattttccagttttccttctgctagttgttgttgttgttgttgttattattattatgagacaatatctcactgtgttgccctggctggagttgcatgatcatagctcactgcagtctcaacctactgggctcaagtgatcctcctgctttagcctcctgagtagctgagactacaggcatgcaccattgtCCTGGCTAacgttctaattttttttgtagagacgggatctttatgttgcccagactgggctcaaattcctgggctcaagcaatccttctgcctctgcctcccaaagtgttgtgattacagccatgagcccccatgcctggccttgctattgatttctagttttattccattatggtaagagaagatgcttgatataacTTCAATCTTCTTAAGTTTGTTAAGGCATATTTTGTGACCAAGCATGTGGTCTGTCCTAGAGAATGTCTCATGTACATttgaaagaatgtgtattctgttgttgctGAGTAAATGTTCTGTATATCTCTGTTAGAGCCATTTGGTTTACAGTGTTATTCAAATCCTCTGTTTATTTATCATTTGTCTGGGTGTTCTATCCTTTATTAAAAGTGGGTTATTAAAATCTCCTACTATTGTTACGTTGGCATCTATTTCTTCCTTTAGTTCTGTCAATGTTAGCTccatatatttaggtgctctgatGTTCAGTGCATACATAGTTATAATTATTATCTTCCTGGAAAACtgaccttttatcattatattttcctttttgtctcttgtgatagttttttacttaaaatctgttttgtctgacataAATATGACCTCCATTGCtctcttttgtttattattttcgtGGAATATATTCTCCATTGTTTGCTTTCAACATATTCGTGTACTTCAATCTAAAATGAGTTCCTAGTAGACAGCATAGTtgaatcttgtttttaaaaatccattcagccactctatgtcttttgactggagagtttaatttatttacatttaatgtaattactaatAGGAAAggacttactattgccatttcattctttttttctgtcttaagggttttttatttgttcgtttgttttgtttgttttatgtgatAGGGTATTTTTCTGTCCTGCAGGCTGGGATTctgtggcacaattatagctcactgcagccttgaacttctaagctcaagcaatcctcttgcctcagtctcctgcacagctgggaatataggtgcacaccaccatcccagctattttttttttttttaactttttaaaagatggagtcttgctgtgttgttcgagctgatctgaaactcctgtcctcaagtgatccccctgcctcagcctcccaaaaagtgcggggattacaggcatgactgcTGTGCCTGGTCTGTCTTATGGAGTGTTTtgactctcttttcttctctttctgtcttcctttgtgttttgttgactttttgtaGTTAcatgctttgattcctttctcattttcttttctgtatcttcTATAGTTACTTTCTTTGTGATTACCATGGGATACCTAAGATATCTTATAGttgtaacaatatattttaaactgataacatcTTAAGTTCAGTCACATATAAAAGCTGTACCTTTTTACTTATCCCCCCACACTTTCTGATGTTAatgtcacaaattacatctttttatattttgtataaatatatacaaaatatatcaCAGTAATCTGTATTTGTCTAAATATTTACCTTTACTAGAGATCTTTATACTTTCATATGGTTTCACCTTGCTATTTACTATCCTTTCATTTCACCTTGAAggattccctttagcatttcttctaAGGCAAATCTAGAGGTAATGAGCTCCCTCcgttttttgtttatctgggaaagtctttccttctccttcatgtttgaaagaCAGCTATGCCAAATGTATTTTGttggcagtatttttctttcagcactttgaaaatacatcCCACTTTCTTCTGGTTTACTAGGTTTATGCTGAAAAATTTACTGATGGTTTCATGAGGACTCCCTTGTACATGATGAGTCACTTTGCACTTGATGCTTGGAAAACTCTCTTATCTTTGACTTTTCACAATTCAATCGTAATTTGTCTTGTGGACTCCGTTGGTTTCATCCTAGTTGGAGTCCTTTGAGATCCTTGACTATGGATGTCcattttctttcccaaattttggAAGTTTTTGTCTGATACCTTCAAACAGGCTTTCtccacctttctctctcttctccttctacaATTCCTATTATGTGTATATTGGTCTGCTTGATGGTGTCTCATGAGtctcttcagctttgttcttcactatttttcttttctttttctttttttcttgagacagggtctcacgttgtcacccaagctggggtgcagtggcatgaacatggctcactgcagcctcaacctcctgggcccaagctatcctcctacttcagccccccaagtagctgggactacaggcatatgccaccaaactcagctaattttctttttgtgcaaAAAGTACACGATTTTTgtacagggttttaccatgttgcccaggctggtctcaaactcctgagctcaagtgatcctcctgcctcagcctcccaaagtactgggattacaggtgtgagccaccgttcttggcctcctttttttttttttttctttcttcctctgacTGGATAATGTTAAAGGACTTGTCTGTGAGTCCATTGATTCTTCTGCTTGGTCAAGTCTCCTGTTGAAAAattctctagtgaatttttcaattcagtTATTATATTATTCAGcagcaaaaaaaaatctgttttgttctttttttatatgttctattttttgttgatattttcattttgtttacgcACAGTTTTCATGAGTTCACTGAGCATCTTTGTAAcagctgttttgaattctttgtcagctTGTTCAtttatcttaatttctttttttttttcaattttataattttatttgatgtttttgaCGATCAGTGATTTAGTTTTCATCTGCATTGACTGTCTGTAGATTTTCGAAAGTGGTAACAGGTACATAGGTAACCAAAGTGTAGAGCTTATTTGGTGAATCTTCATCCTTATTATGTTTTCTGGACAACCGCACATGGATAGGGTATGGGACATTCCTTATTCCTCTGGCCGGGACAGCTTTGTTGAGCCTGGTATCAATAGGCACATCTGG
This genomic stretch from Chlorocebus sabaeus isolate Y175 chromosome X, mChlSab1.0.hap1, whole genome shotgun sequence harbors:
- the LOC103232113 gene encoding large ribosomal subunit protein eL31-like: MAPAKKDDDKKKSHSAINKVVTQEYTINIHKRIHAVGFKKGDPRALKEIRKFAMKEMGIPDVPIDTRLNKAVPARGIRNVPYPIHVRLSRKHNKDEDSPNKLYTLVTYVPVTTFENLQTVNADEN